The proteins below come from a single Burkholderia contaminans genomic window:
- a CDS encoding NRAMP family divalent metal transporter, whose amino-acid sequence MSTPSNVSPPIAAERSAVLDEAHLGDIRGALGTIARHDTGARSTWWARLRTLLAIIGPGLIVMVGDNDAGAFGTYTQAGQNYGTTLLWTLLLLVPVLYVNQEMVLRLGAVTGVGHARLIFERFGKFWGAFSVIDLFLLNALTIVTEFIGITFVLDFFGLPKVAGVCVAAALTMAAVSTGDFRRFERFAIGLCLLSLLLVPVLVAIHPPVAQVTRDFFIPNWPAHSKLSDVMLLVIGIVGTTVAPWQLFFQQSYVIDKRITPRFMKYEKADLWIGIAFVLVGAVAMIAFSAQLFSGHPEFGNFTDAGGVIAGLEKYSGRTSATLFAVALLDACIIGAAAVSLSTAYAIGDVFKIRHSLHRNVSDAKGFYLVYFGIVAAAAALVLIPGSPLGLLTEAVQTLAGVLLPSATVFLLLLCNDKQVLGPWINSTKLNVFTGAVIWVLVMLSIILTASVMYPDISGEAILDVLVGGSVLAIVGYLATVLIRRNKRVVEPGVDRSQRDTWRMPPLETLEPQKMTLTTRVWMAVLRGYLVIAVGLVIVKVVQMTLLK is encoded by the coding sequence ATGTCCACGCCATCCAACGTTTCTCCACCGATCGCCGCCGAACGCAGCGCCGTGCTCGACGAAGCCCACCTGGGCGACATCCGCGGCGCGCTCGGCACGATCGCGCGTCACGATACCGGTGCACGCAGCACCTGGTGGGCGCGTCTGCGCACGCTGCTCGCCATCATCGGCCCGGGCCTCATCGTGATGGTCGGCGACAACGACGCCGGCGCATTCGGCACCTACACGCAGGCCGGCCAGAACTACGGCACGACGCTGCTGTGGACGCTGCTGCTGCTCGTGCCCGTGCTGTACGTGAACCAGGAAATGGTGCTGCGCCTCGGCGCGGTCACGGGCGTCGGCCACGCACGCCTGATCTTCGAACGCTTCGGCAAGTTCTGGGGCGCGTTCAGCGTGATCGACCTGTTCCTGCTCAATGCGCTCACGATCGTCACCGAGTTCATCGGCATCACGTTCGTTCTCGATTTCTTCGGGCTGCCGAAGGTGGCCGGCGTGTGCGTGGCCGCGGCGCTGACCATGGCCGCGGTGAGTACCGGCGACTTCAGGCGCTTCGAGCGGTTTGCGATCGGGTTGTGCCTGCTGAGCCTGCTGCTCGTGCCGGTGCTCGTGGCGATCCATCCGCCGGTGGCGCAGGTCACGCGCGATTTCTTCATTCCGAACTGGCCCGCGCATTCGAAACTGTCGGACGTGATGCTGCTCGTGATCGGCATCGTCGGTACGACCGTTGCGCCGTGGCAGCTGTTCTTCCAGCAGAGCTACGTGATCGACAAGCGCATCACGCCGCGCTTCATGAAGTATGAAAAGGCGGATCTGTGGATCGGCATCGCCTTCGTGCTGGTGGGTGCGGTCGCGATGATCGCGTTCTCGGCCCAGCTGTTCTCGGGCCATCCGGAGTTCGGCAACTTCACCGATGCCGGCGGCGTGATCGCGGGCCTCGAGAAGTATTCGGGCCGCACGAGCGCAACGCTGTTCGCGGTGGCGCTGCTCGACGCGTGCATCATCGGCGCGGCGGCCGTATCGCTGTCGACCGCCTATGCGATCGGCGACGTGTTCAAGATCCGTCACTCGCTGCACCGCAACGTGTCGGACGCGAAGGGCTTCTATCTCGTCTACTTCGGCATCGTCGCGGCCGCCGCGGCGCTGGTGCTGATCCCGGGCAGCCCGCTGGGCCTGCTGACGGAAGCCGTGCAGACGCTCGCCGGCGTGCTGCTGCCGAGCGCGACCGTGTTCCTGCTGCTGCTCTGCAACGACAAGCAGGTGCTCGGCCCGTGGATCAACTCGACGAAGCTCAACGTGTTCACGGGCGCGGTGATCTGGGTGCTCGTGATGCTGTCGATCATCCTGACCGCATCGGTGATGTACCCGGACATCAGCGGTGAAGCGATCCTCGACGTGCTGGTGGGCGGCAGCGTGTTGGCGATCGTCGGCTATCTCGCGACGGTGCTGATCCGCCGCAACAAGCGCGTCGTCGAACCGGGCGTCGACCGTTCGCAACGCGACACGTGGCGCATGCCGCCGCTCGAGACGCTCGAGCCGCAGAAGATGACGCTGACGACGCGCGTGTGGATGGCCGTGCTGCGCGGCTATCTCGTGATCGCGGTCGGTCTGGTGATCGTCAAGGTCGTGCAGATGACGCTGCTGAAGTAA